atttctattttatattggagtatagttgattaacaatgttgtgttagtttcaggtacacagcaaaataattctgttatacatatacatgttatctattcttttgcaaattcttttcccatttaggttattacagagtattgagtagagttccctgtgctatacagtaggttcttgttgattatctattttaaatatagcagtgtgtacatttACAGCTCCTTTAAATGTCATTTCCCCTACTACAGCTTCATAGAAATGTGCagctttctttcaatttattcatcccagttttagttaattttaatgGCTGTCTTGGGTAATCGACCAACTCCAAGAGAAGAAGgatcttttctgctttttttgcaCAGACTGTATTCCTAGTGCCTAGTACAGTATCTGGCCCTTGGGGTAGCCCAATGAATGTTAGTTGATTGGAAGGACAAATGAAAGATTCTCTTCGTGAGTACGGTGTTATTTGAATGCTTCACAAAATCCAGCTGCTGCATAAGCAGAGGCCAATGTCCTGGGGTCCAAAAGGAAGGTCTCTTTTTGGTATATAATTGCTTACATTTTTTTTACCTCCTGGATCCAGATGCAAAGTTCAAGGCTTTTTTTTGTGGATATTTTGGTGACCAGGAAAAGTAACAGATGTCTGGAATTTAGGAGTAGATGGGAACTAGAAGATGCCTCTGGCTTGGTCTGCCTAGAGAGGAAAGTGACTGGCCCCATTAATCTTTAGTGATGTGCAACAGAGACCCCATGGCCCATGGCAGCGAGAGATCCCCTTACACACAGACTATGACCAAGTGGCAAAAGACAGAGGGTTTTCATGAGACCTGGAGTGAGTTCATGGAGACCTGGAACATATTATAATCCACTTCAATATAAGATTTGTCGATTATTTGAACTTAATGCAGTGTGGTCATAGGACTTGAGAGAGGAGCTGTGGTCTTAGGAGGATGATTTCAAGAAAGTCCATCAAGGTGGGTCTGGATGAGTGAAAGGTCTAAGTAACACTGAAAGATCTAAGAGGGAAGGTGCTACTGTTGTCAAGCTGCATTGCTGACTTGTTGTGTGTTATACATTATGAAAGACTACCTCACTGAGCCTTGACTCCTCGTAGACAGACCTGCCAGAGAGTCCTGATCAAAAGTGTGTTTCTGAGTTGGGATGGCAGGCTTTCAATTTTGTTCCACAGACCACCAATAAGTTAGGAAAATATTGCACCTATATCCCCTTGTTGGAGAGTCACAATGTATATAACACCTTGATGGGAAGTCCTGTACTGAAGAGGTCTTTGACTCATTTGACcatgaaaacttatttttcagaaaacaCGTGTCACTCAGGATAGTCTTACTAAGGCTGCTGTATCAAACAGTCTCTAACCCTCAGTgcttaaaataacacagtttatttctctctcatactACATATCCACTGTTTATTGACTGGAGATCCTGTGCCATGTGGCCTTCCCTCTGGGATCCAAGGGGTCAGAGCAGCCACCATCTAAACATTTCTGGTTGTTCTAGCAGAGAGAAGGGTGAGCTCTGGATGTCTTCACAGTGAAATGTTCTAGACTGAAAGTGACATTTGAAATCTGGGCTCATAACTCATTGGCCAGAAGTAGTCACATGACCCCGCCCAATCACAAGGGGCGGAGGAGGTACTGCCCTAGCACATGGCTGGTAAGTAGAGAGCCAGGAACATCCAGTGAACAGCACTGACAACCAAACCTGTTAACCTGACTGAACATTAGTggtcattgaagtatagttggaaACGACTGCTgttcatggttttaaaaataagaattgatAGTAATTACTATTCAAGAATGTCTAGCATCTATGCTAAAGTTACATGACCATACTTAATCAGGAATAAGAAGTGGGAAGGCTTTTTTCCCCACACTTATATGGGGGAAGAAGgggtgtcacacacacacacacacaaattcttttgaaagattttatgaaaacaatttcttttcacttaaaatcCCTAGTGGAATTCCTACAAcagataacaaaataattttccacCCAATTCTTCATTGCTTCTCTCAAATACAAATGCTGTATAACAAAAAGCATGGATAATTCTACAACACAGCCTCTGTCTAGGCTACCAGAGGCGGGTATACCATAAATGCCCATCTACAATGACTTTTTCACAGATGTGCAGAGTTAACGCTTTCATCAGATAAATCCCATAGTGATAGCAATAAAGTTGGCATACAGTTCATCTAAACAAAAAATTAAGTGTATTTTGTGCTACTATCATAGACTCTGAAAATTAAGTTCTGATGAAGTCTACCAAATCAAATTATCTAATGTCTTGTTATCTTGTCTTATAGTTGACCACAACTGTATCACATAATGACACAGCACAAAAAGCCAGTGATGATATCCAGATATAAGTTTTGAGATGTTATCACCCGCATACCAAACACAATGAAGGTACTTACCAGTGGTCATGCAAAACTCCTTAATTCACTGTTTCTGTGAGAATTACAGGGCATGTTAAATTCACGTCATTTACTCAGCCATCCCCAAGTTCCTCCTCAGTTCCTCCTTATATACTTCCTATACGCGATCATAATTAAATcacttaatacatgtaaaatgctttgaGCAATGCTTGGCACGTAGTAGCTACTAAGTGTTGGTTGCTATCATTATTTCATGTGCTAAAAGTGATGCTTTGTATGTCACATGCCCTGCAGAGATTCTAAAGTATGGTTTGCTTTAAGCAAGTTCAATCCAGTGCTCCCAGCAGGGAGAAAGTCTAATATGCAAGGCATcttctatatattattttcttgtttgtgaCAGAACAGGCAAATCACCTTAGAAGTGATCAAAGTGatcaaaaatgtgtttaaaagattttgtgtgtgtgcctctAGATAAAAGCTACCAAGTGATTACTTGAAATGGTAAATGTTGagaacaaatttaaaactttttgataaCTCCACCACAAAGATGCACTGATTAAAACAGCCCCTTCTCATATTACATTACCTTCAGACTATAATAAATCACTTACAATATTGTTAAAGTATttcactatatattttatttttataataatgaatCTGATATGCTCTAATCTCCTTTGGTTTGCTATACATCATCCATACATCATTCATTCCATTCACTTAAAGTATCATCTTCATGTCCAAGTATTTCTGTTGGTGATTGGCCAAGACAGGATGAATCTTTATATCTCACTGAACTCAGCTCAGACTGTATCTCAGGTGTCAAGGCTTTTGCCCCCCAGAAATCTTTGACTGCCGCcctggaagaaaaacattttttaaatcttttatgaaatgaaaactaaatagatttatatttagttttctatatatagaagTGCCTCCTTAGTcatgatttatttttactgtgtggTGCACCAGCTGCATTGTGATAGTAGATGAGCCCTCAGATGTACCAGGGGGTGATACTCATGTAGGTATCAGAAATATTCTCATATAAATGAATTAGTAGGTTACAATAACCAACTTTAAAGTTGTGATAACTACAACTAGACaacacaaatattaattcaataaCTGTTTTTCTTTAGCAACTACTatgtaaaattgtaaaaattgCATTGAAAAGCTTTCTCATGGTTGGGGATCAAGTCATGAGATTAGGTAGCTTGAACTAGGAGAGTCTCAGGAGGGATGAAGAGAGTTGGACAGTTTCAAAACCCATGTGAGAAGCATCATGGACAGGGCCTTGGATTCaacagagagggaggggcagacaAGGAGGACATCAATCAAGGGTGATGGCTTAGTTTCAGTCCTTCACCTACCAGTTTATAATTATGAAGATCAGTACAAAGACCACGAATATACACATAATAACTCCCATGGTCACAACCAAAACTAGGACTGCATCAATGTCTGGCCGGCTTGATCTTTTCATCTGCAATTCTAGAGAAAAAAACACCTGATGATTATTActactggaaaataaaagaaaatggatatcTAAATGGAaactttatatttgaaaaactctagaaaaatacagaaagaattaGTGGAAGCAAAGTTATTGATGAACTTGCTCTGTGTGTTAGAAGTGTCCttttcaaacacacagaaaagttgaaagcatttgaCAATAAACATCCCACCACCTAGACACTACCATCAACATTTTAACTATCCCTCTATCCATACTCTTCTCAATCCATTGattcatcttattttttgatgcatttcaagaTAATTTGCTGATGTCTGCACACTTCCTACAAAATTCTTCAACAGGCATATCATTAACTAGAGTTCAACATtcgtttatattttttcttttgaggtaaaatttatgAACACCAAATTGCACAATGATCTTAAATGtgcatttatttagttttggcaaATGCAAACAGACATATATAATTCAAACCCCTGAATATACACAGAATATTACTATACCCCAAAAGTTTCCTCGAGCCCCCCCAGTTAATCCCTGCCCCAACCTCTAGGGACAACTACTGTCCTGATTTTCTTTCCCACCATAGATTAGTTctgcctgttctagaacttcataggAAGGGAAACATACATTAAGCATTCTTTTGTGTAAGGCTTTTTTACTCAGTGTAATGTTTTGGAGATTCAACCATATTGTTGAATGTAtcaatagtttttttcttttttattactgggTACTATGCCTCAATTAGTTTATTCTATCTCCTACTGATGGACACCTATGCTGTTTCAGTTTGGGGTTACTATAAataaactgctatgaacattctcaCACCAGTCATTTTGCGAAcatacatttccatttctcttgggtaaatacataTGAGTGGAACTGTTGGGTCATAGGGTAGAGGTATGCTTAGTTTTCCAAGAAACTGCAAGATCTTTTCCCAAACTGATTGTACTTGCTGtacttgttttataatttttttttctcccagattttggcttgcctattcatttttctaatgattccttttctttcttttttttctttgcggtacgcgggcctctcactgttgtggcctctcccgttgcggagcacaggctccggacgtgcaggctcagcggccatggctcatgggcccagacgctccacggcatgtgggatcttcccagaccgggacacgaacccgtgtcccctgcattggcaggcggactctcaaccactgtgccaccagggaagccctctaatgaTTCCTTTTAAAGAGCTGAAGTTTTAAACTTTCTAacataagtttcaggtgtacagcattataatttgacatctgtatCCACTACAAAGTGATCcccaccacaagtctagttaccatccatcaccatacagttgcactccccccttcatccatttcacccacccctgaattcccttcccctctggcaaccagtaatctgttctctgtatctatgagtgtgtttttgttttattttgtttgtttttttagattccacatgagtgaaatctttgtatttgtctttctccaactgacttacttcacttaggattaataccttcaaggtccatccacgctgttgcaaatggcaggatttcattctttttttatggctgaatagtattctattgtatgtatatataccatatctttatttattcatccaccaatggacacttaggtggtttctatatcttggctattgtaaataatgctgcagtgaacatagcggtgcatctatctttttgaattagtgttttttatgttctttggataaatacccagaagtgaaatagctgtcttatggtagttctattctttattttttgaggaatctccatactgatttccatagtagctgcaccaacaATGCACaggggctcccttttctccacatcctctccaacatttgttatttcttgtcctttttgataatagccattgtaACAGGTGTAAGGtaatatctctttgtggttttgatttgaaattccctgattagtgatgtcaagcatatttttatgtgcctgttgcccatctgtatgtcttctttggaaaaaatgtctattcagatcttctgcccaattttcaatcaggttgtttgttttttgttgttgttgattagtgtgagtttttatatattttggctatGAACCCCTCATCAGAGATATCATtacaaatgtcttctcccattccataagttgtcttttcgttttgatgatggtttcctttgctgtgcagaagctttttagtttgatgtagtcccatttgtttacttttgcttttgtttcccttgtctttGAGTCAGATCTACAAAAATATCACTAAGACCTATATCAATAaggttactgcctatgttttttctaggaattttatggttttaggtcttacattcaagtctttaatccattttgagttaatttctgtgtatgatgtaagatagtgaccttctttcattcttttgtatgtggctgtccagttttctcaacacaatTTTTTGAAGATGaagtttttaattctgatgaagcCTAATTTAGCAATCTTTCCTTTATGGTGATTGTTTTTTGTCATGTCTAAAAAGAAACTTGCCTACTCCTGAATCATACAGATACtctcttatgtttccttttttaagcttgatggttttagcttttacatttaggactATAATACATCTCTAATTTTTGTATACATTGTAAAGTAGGAATTGAAGCTCATTCTTCTTCATATGAATAGCCAAACACCACTTTTAAATCAGCATTCTCTCCCATATCTTTCTGTTCTTCCTGAAAATAATGCTATTATGGAGACATGACCAGTTTACCATATGCATTATAACACTGCTACATTGTAAACtgataaaaattcaatttatatcAAGCATTACTTACTTAGTGAattatgtagttttcttttggcTATTCCTGGCCCCTTAATCGTAGACTCATAAAAGATTCATGTGGGGGAGGGCCAGAAAGGTCATCTTATACAACTTTTATACAGATAAGCAAACCAACATCCAGGGAGACATAATGATTTGTGCAAgctatgttttatgtattttagtaTTTTGGTAAGTACCACTCTAACAGAATTAGTCTCATATATGGGCAATCCCAACTGCTTATTCATCTGgattttcttcctgttctttaAACACCATGCAGTATAATCTACCATTTTCCTTGGTAATTCTAGAGCTATAAACTCAATTTAGTAATCTCGCTAAATAGTTCCAAGTATGGTAGAgaatttatatcatatttatattCCAACGttgttggattttaaaaatctttttatttttgataattttagatttatagaagcAGTGGGATTTTTTAagctcaaatttaaaaaaaccttttaggATTAAAACTTgagaagaagaaatgcaaaatttctttccatttatctacTACCCTGCAATACTAGCCAAGAGAAGATGGAGAATGAGAGGTATAAAGATTTTGGTTCATTTCAATGGTAGTCTTCTTGCAAGGGTCCCTTAGATTACTTTTGTATCTAATAAAAAGATAGTCTGCATTTCTACTGAAATTTTCTGATGAAAAACAGGCTGAATTTCGATGCTCTCACTTTTTAGAAAAACTAagtttatgtttatattagtttctcagggccaccataacaaagtaccactaactaggtggcttaaaaacaacagaaatatattgtctcacagttttggaagatAAACGTCTGAACATAAGGTGATGGTAAGGCCATGCTCTCTCCAATGGCTCTGGGGAAggatccttcctttcctcttccagcttctggtagccccagatgttccttggcttgtgacagcACAACTccatgtgtcttcacatggctgtcttctccccacGTGTCTTTGAGTCTTCACATACATTCtcctgtctctctgtgtgtctgtgtctaaatttccttcttcttataagcacactagtcatattggattaaaggCCCACTCTCCTCTAGTGTGTATGATTTTGTCTTAACtgaattaattacatctgcaaccaCCCTATTTCCAGACACAGTCACATTCCTGAAGTTCTAGGAGTCTGGACTTGAAAGTATCTTTTCAGGGGGACATAATTCAATCAAAACCATGCCTAATTATGAAAGACAACTATTGTGGAAGTGAAAAACCTGTTATATGAGAGAATGGATGGGACATTTTCATTAATTAAACCATATTTACCCTGAAAATATTTCAATCATGCATTCGTTTCaagccagtaccatattgtgtgAACATTTATAGCCAAAATATTCGTTTGATGTCTAAAGAGCCAAAAGGGTCTGTCACAGCGGTATGCCCAattgtcctttttaaaagaaactatttaataaataccaaagttttctgaaaacattttgtcATTTAACCAGTGCATGTGCTGAGATGGCAGAGCTACCCCACCAGCCTTGGACAGctacaagagagaaaaatcaacttTGTCTCACTTGCTGACACTGGGGTCTGTGCTCCAGCCCTTAGCTTACACATGTTGCCTTCTAACATAGGAAGAGCTAACCACTACTAAGCTGTCCTAACAGAGACCAAGCTGTGGGGAATATAACTGAGAATGGCCTTTGAATCCTTTAATATCCTGAACTATGGCTCACTGAGATACTTTTTAGTTTATGATGTTTGGTCCTTTTTTGCCTTTTATAGCACTTTATTGAAATTATCCTTTTAATAACACCTGTTATCCCAACATAGGAGTAAGGTTATTAGCTTTCACCATAAAGATGGTTTTTTAAGGACACTGAACAACACATCAAAGAaagttatagtttattttttaaaatcaccccCAAAACACCTTATCTTGTTTCCAGTTCAATAAAGGGTGTTATGTTTCATGGTATCTCTAGACTGTAGCTTGAGTTCTTTACTTGGGATTGAGAAATAGCTTCAAGAAATCCATGAACTCTCTTAAAATTATGGGTAACTTTTGGCATGTTAGTATATGTGGGTATTTTTCTGGGAAAAGCCTCCCGAGCCTTGATTGGATTCTCAAAAGAACTTGTGACCAAACCCCTCACACACCCAAAAACACAGATGACAacaataaaaatggttaagagcaactcaacaaaaggaaataattatttggaTATAGAAGACATCATAATTTAAATTGAAAAGACATGCACATGGATCCTTTATGCAAGGGAAGCACAGTTTCTAACATGTAAAATTATGTTCGGGTCAAGATTTGCCTTTTGTGACATATATTGAGGACTGTATTGTTTCAtaaaaaaatgtcttcaaatgaataatttttaaaaagatgtgctTTGACATAAcgtttcttaattttatttattttacggTATCAAAACTTTTGTTAAGCATCCATTAGAATTCTATGTATCCATTTTCACCTCTGTGATAGAAGTAAAAGTAAGAATATAATTCAAGTTAAAGGACTGTTCTTTGGAGATACTTCAGGAATACACCAGTTTCCCAAAGTGAGGTACATCTGACtctctttgtggaaaaaaataagaattaagtaTTACCTTGTAGAAAAGTCTAAATGGTATAAAACTAGTGGTTCCCAAAATGTGATCTCTGGACCAACAGCACCTAGGAACTTGTTTGAAATGGAAATTCTTGTGCCAGCTCCACTAAAGATCTACAGAATCAGAAATTATAGGGGTTGGGCTAATGATCTGTGTTTCAACAAGacctccaggtgattttgatgtgcTTTGAAGTTTGAGatataagcaaaccaaaacattGCTGGGTACTTACCAGTTGTTGTATAGATTGTGAATTTAATAGATGCTACTATTTCGTTATTATCCAACGTTTCACACTCAAAAGCCTTGGGGTGAGTATCCCTGTGAACCTCCAGGATTGCTGAATCATTTGCAAGTATAATGGcttgctattttaaaagaaaaaaaaaggtatcaaCATTCTTCATGAAAACTTAAGATCAGGAAACAATTTATTTCTTGTAACAAAATAAGAgtcattttctctcattctagtACAGTAATTAATTAtgcacatgtattttaaaatcagataatcCAGATAACAAGTACCAACTTCCTGCCTGTGTGAAGCAGGGCAAGTTACTCTCTGCATCTCAGCTGCAGCTGGTCCTCCATATCCTTGGGTTCCATGTCAGTGGACTCAACCAACCGgagattaaaaatattcagaaaaaaaattccagaaagttccaaaaagcaaaacatgaaTTGGTTGCACAGTAGTATTTACttggcatttacattttatttacaactatttatatagcatttacattgtattataaataatctagagatgatttaaagtatatgggaggatgtacttatgttatatgcaaatactatgccattttccATATGGAACTTGGGCATCCCCAGTTTTGGTATCTGAAGGggtcctggaatcaatccccTGAGCATACTGAGCAACAACTGTATTTATCTGTAAACGGGTATAATGACAGGAATTACCTCATAGATTTTTATGTGAGTAAAAGAAACTCTAGCACTTTGTGTATGTCTGGCACTGAATAAGTCCTCTATTAATGTTAGCTACTGTTATCAGTACTGTTTGTACTATGTATACAAATGAAACTATTGCTTCCAAAATAGAACACTTTACATAAAATAGGTGTTTTTAAGTTCTGATAGTAGCTGGCCCTAAGGCATATGTAAAGTCTTAGCCTCCCTAagcaatgaaaaaatttaaatcccaataataataaagttgtatgattttaacttcatttttgcAAACTGCTTTTAAAGAGAAAGTTTTCTGAGAGTCATCAAGCACTGGGAAACAAATTTTATCACTCACTAGAAAGCATCAAATTACATACATTCATTACTCACTTGGTCTGGCCTTAGAAGTCTCCAAATATATTTGAAACGGTTTATAGGAGATGTATGAACACATGCTAGCCTAACACTTTCAAGACTTTCTGAAATTGGTTTACcccctgaaaaaaagaaaaattaaatacatatataccaaTGGGCACTGTAAACTGCTTTATACACAATACTACTTTTAAAAGTCACTTCCAACTTTAAAACCAATTACATGCTGGAAGTTAGCAAATGTATTACTGAAAGTTTGACTGTAGAGGAGCAGAGAGGCATCAAAGATTAAGTCGCCAAAAGAGGCAGGTAGAAAACACCATACCTGTCTGTTCCTTCAGCAGAATAAATCGTGAAGAAGAGATAGCAAGGGCAAACTACTTAGTGATCTATTAAACTTTGAGATCTACTAGTGGCTTCCAATTTACTGGTTAGGGTCAGAACCTCCCTCCCGCCCCATACACTCCGCCCCTTCCATGTTTAAAGATAATGGAATCTGACTAGTGAGGTGGTATAGAGTGGCTCTCGAAGTTCCCAAGGTAGGGTTTACCAGTCTACTGATAAGCTGTCACGACCAAAGTGTCAAAAGCGTTTCACTGGAGGACAGCCTCAACCACAGACCCTGAGTGCAATACGGTTCCAGTGTACTAGAGAGAATATATGTTAAATTTTACACATCACTGAAAAAATGTGAAGCAAAAGTAGAAAGAGTTGTAACTGTCTAGAGAAGTGGAAGCTTAAGTTTTCTTATGAATTCCTTTCAGTATATCATTTGATCACCTCCTTCCACTCACGGCAACCTGAGGTTAAGGATATTTCCCCAGAGTAAATGCTTCCTCAGTCTCCCTCCAATACATAGGCCAACTCACAGCCACAATCTACTGGTCCACGACATTCTTCCACCCGTAGGATACATTTGGATTCACTCCCAGGGCATCCATTTGTTAATATAACTTCTCTTATACCAACACCTTTGGTAAAAGAAATcagcaaatgttaaaaataataataattccagaGTTCCTTTACTTTTGCACCTAGGTCTTTTTGAGACTTTTCTCCtaatttcagaaattaaattCCTAAATTCAGGGTAATAACATTTAGATATTTTTAGGTCcctcattttgaattatttcataAAACAGCATTTTCCAAAGCGAGTTACATGAAACACTATTTCCTCTGGTTGTTAGCATAAGAAAAAGGATTCCATGATTATATACATTTGgaaattatacattaaaattaaaggaACCTCTTTCCTCAGAATTTTAGGGGAACTTTTAATATGCTATTAATGTGCTTTTATGTGGAAACTTTCATTGATCTAAGATGTAaaacttttacattttaacatctttgaaaTCAGAATGCATCTTAGAATTGACAGCGTGTCAAGAATGgcagcatttttccttttttagagaTGCATAAAATGTGATTATCACAGCCAAGGAagtcttagatttgatgaaatacagtAGTACACAGGATCTTCTAAATTTATTTGACCATGGAACTTttttgttggggggtggggtgggttgaGCTTGCAgaggaaattacaaaaattacattttaacataAATGATGCTTTTTAATATCTAAATTGGTAAAAATCCCTGTATTAAATACATCAGGATAGACTATTAATGACCAAATCTCCATTTCCAAAAAGATACTCTCATTAGAATTGCAATACATTTCAGAGCAAGAAATCTTGTCTTTACTGACTGATCTCAGATCTCCACTGAGTTTGCCTTACCATCACCAAaattgaaggaaatgataaaagctGGTTCAGTGACGTGCTGAACATGTCCTGTGATAAATGACCTGTGATTAAGACTCTGTTGTCACAGGCTAAGGAATAGCCCATCTTGATATCCTTTCTACCAGATTCCCTCTTTCAGTCCCTGCAAGATGTTAATCATAAAACCCATTCTTAAGGCAAGGGAAAGTTGAAGTCTAGAGATGGCTTATAACAGCACTCCTCAAACTTCAGAGTGATTGCAAAACACCTGGAGACATACTAACATGtgaattctgattcagtaagtagGTCTGCAGTAGGTCCtaaggttctgcatttctaacaagctctcggTCGATGCTGATATAGC
The genomic region above belongs to Phocoena sinus isolate mPhoSin1 chromosome 12, mPhoSin1.pri, whole genome shotgun sequence and contains:
- the SPACA1 gene encoding sperm acrosome membrane-associated protein 1, yielding MGPGGAGCSDGLLLTVGWLLLAGLQSTFEIVTVAQDPSLANEGEGEEEEAENDSEAENEPPAEANEDVSSRTVVKEVEFGMCTVTCGVGIREVILTNGCPGSESKCILRVEECRGPVDCGWGKPISESLESVRLACVHTSPINRFKYIWRLLRPDQQAIILANDSAILEVHRDTHPKAFECETLDNNEIVASIKFTIYTTTELQMKRSSRPDIDAVLVLVVTMGVIMCIFVVFVLIFIIINWAAVKDFWGAKALTPEIQSELSSVRYKDSSCLGQSPTEILGHEDDTLSEWNE